The following DNA comes from Amycolatopsis solani.
CCGCATACTGTACGTCCGTTTTAGGGGGCCCGAAATGACCGAAGTCGCCGATCCCACCACGAAGGACGAAGTCTTCCCGCTCGTGCGCAGCTGTCCGTTCGCCCCGCCGCCGGCCTACGGGAAGCTCCGCGAAGCGGGCCCGGTGCACCGCGTCGAGCTGCAGTCCGGTCAGGAAGCGTGGGCGATCACCCGCCTCGAAGACGTCCGGCAGATGCTCACCGACCCGCGGTTCAGCTCCGACCGGTTCAACCCCGGCTTCCCGTTCCTGACCAAGCAGGGGCGGCCGGTCCGGCGGACCAACTTCACCGCGTCGCTGATCAACATGGACCCGCCGCAGCACGGCGCGGCCCGCCGCGAGGTCGTGGGCGAGTTCACCGTCCGCCGGATGAAGGCGCTCGAGCCGCGCATCCAGCAGATCGTCGACGAGCACATCGACGCGATCCTGGCCGGCCCGAAGCCCGCCGACCTGGTCTCCGCGCTGTCGCTGCCGGTGCCGTCGCTGGTCATCTGCGAGCTGCTCGGCGTGCCCTACGGCGACCACGAGTTCTTCCAGGTCCGCAGCTCGACGCTGCTCAACCGGGACGTCGACCAGGAGGTCCGGGTCAAGGCCGTCGACGAGCTGCAGGAGTACCTCGACCAGCTGGTCGCCAAGAAGGAAGCCGACCCGACCGACGACCTGCTCGGCCGCCAGATCCTCAAGCAGCGCGAGGAGCACGGCGAAGCCGACCACGACTCGCTGGTGTCGCTGGCGTTCCTGCTGCTGATCGCCGGGCACGAGACGACGGCGAACATGATCTCGCTCGGCACGGTCGCGCTGCTGGAGAACCAGGACCAGCTCGCGATCATCAAGAACGACCCCGGCAAGACGCTCGACGCCGTCGAGGAGCTGCTGCGGTACTTCACCATCGCGGAGTTCGCGACCTCGCGCGTCGCCACCGAAGACGTCGAGATCGGCGGGCAGCTGATCCGCGAAGGCGAAGGCGTGCTCGGCCTCAGCTACTCCGGCAACCGCGACGAAGCCGCGTTCGAGAACGCCGACGAGCTCGACCTCGAGCGCGGCGCGCGCCACCACGTCGCCTTCGGCTTCGGGCCGCACCAGTGCCTCGGCCAGAACCTGGCCCGGATGGAACTGCAGATCGTGTTCGACACGCTGTTCCGCCGCATCCCGGAGCTGAAGCTGGCCGCGCCCGTGGATCAGCTGCCGTTCAAGCACGACTCGTCCATCTTCGGCCTGTACTGCCTGCCCGTGACCTGGTGAGGGAGACGTCATGACGACCGTCGAGAAGCACGAGTTCCCGATGACCCGCACGTGTCCCTTCGCGCCGCCGCCGGCGTACGAGGAGATCCGCGAGGAGGCCGCGGTCGAGCGGGTCCGGCTGCCGGACGGCGGCGAGGCCTGG
Coding sequences within:
- a CDS encoding cytochrome P450; translated protein: MTEVADPTTKDEVFPLVRSCPFAPPPAYGKLREAGPVHRVELQSGQEAWAITRLEDVRQMLTDPRFSSDRFNPGFPFLTKQGRPVRRTNFTASLINMDPPQHGAARREVVGEFTVRRMKALEPRIQQIVDEHIDAILAGPKPADLVSALSLPVPSLVICELLGVPYGDHEFFQVRSSTLLNRDVDQEVRVKAVDELQEYLDQLVAKKEADPTDDLLGRQILKQREEHGEADHDSLVSLAFLLLIAGHETTANMISLGTVALLENQDQLAIIKNDPGKTLDAVEELLRYFTIAEFATSRVATEDVEIGGQLIREGEGVLGLSYSGNRDEAAFENADELDLERGARHHVAFGFGPHQCLGQNLARMELQIVFDTLFRRIPELKLAAPVDQLPFKHDSSIFGLYCLPVTW